From a region of the Acanthochromis polyacanthus isolate Apoly-LR-REF ecotype Palm Island chromosome 3, KAUST_Apoly_ChrSc, whole genome shotgun sequence genome:
- the clgn gene encoding calmegin isoform X2: MKLDRGWMWRLLLLSSLAVAAVAAHKEHFDADILDADEDMGLDEEELKVLMAEDEEEEEEEEATVMDDEEQTEEMQNEGAESGKTGSDANVSFQVTYKTPVPTGDVYFAETFDDGSLDRWQLSKTMKEDADDDIAKYDGKWAVEQLKENKVPGDQGLVLKSRAKHHAIAAMLDKPFVFQDEPLVIQYEVNFQDGIDCGGAYIKLISDTGSLNLEQFHDRTPYSIMFGPDKCGEDYKLHFIFRHKNPLNKDMEEKHAKRADVDLKKFYTDKKTHLYTLVLNPDNSYEMLIDQSSVSRGNLLTDVVPPVNPPKEIDDPNDSKPEDWDERAKIPDPEAVKPDDWDEDAPAKIEDPDASKPEGWLDDEVEFVPDPSAEKPEDWDEEMDGEWEAPQVPNPACETAPGCGQWKRPMINNPQYKGKWKAPLVDNPNYQGVWKPRKIDNPDHFEDLQPFRMTPFKALGLELWSMTSDIYFDNFIITSYKEVADRWASDSWGLKKLVASANEPGIFAQLLMAAEERPWLWVIYILTVGLPVGLAVLFCWPKKSEDDYVYKKVDIPQANVEEEEEEEEEEEAAADEEDKAADEATEGAAATEEAEEDNQAGGDNPEGDDEEEEEEEGEEEEEGEEESKTPERTLEDEPKEGGDIAEESHKQAIRKRRVRKD, from the exons ATGAAGCTGGACAGAGGTTGGATGTGGCGCCTGCTGCTCCTGTCCTCCCTGGCTGTGGCGGCAGTGGCGGCCCACAAAGAGCATTTCGATGCTGACATTTTGGATGCCGATGAGGATATGGGCTTGGATGAAGAGGAGCTGAAGGTTCTGATggctgaggatgaggaggaggaagaggaggaggaagcaacGGTGATGGATGATGAAGAGCAGACTGAGGAGATGCAGAACGAGGGAGCCGAGAGTGGGAAGACCGGAAGTGATGCCAACGTGTCCTTCCAG GTAACATATAAGACTCCTGTTCCCACTGGAGATGTCTACTTTGCAGAGACATTTGATGATGGATCACTGGACAG ATGGCAGCTGTCAAAAACAATGAAGGAGGACGCAGACGATGACATCGCCAAATATGACG GAAAGTGGGCTGTGGAGCAGCTGAAGGAGAACAAGGTTCCAGGAGACCAAGGCCTGGTGCTCAAGTCCCGGGCCAAACATCATGCCATCGCGGCAATGCTGGACAAACCTTTTGTCTTCCAGGATGAACCTCTGGTCATTCA GTATGAGGTGAATTTCCAGGATGGTATCGACTGTGGTGGAGCGTACATCAAACTGATTTCAGACACTGGAAGCCTCAATCTG GAACAGTTCCATGACCGCACGCCGTACTCTATCATGTTTGGACCTGACAAATGCGGCGAAGACTACAAGCTGCACTTCATCTTCCGCCACAAGAATCCTCTGAACAAAGACATGGAGGAGAAGCATGCCAAGAGGGCTGACGTTGACCTAAAGAAGTTCTACACTGACAAGAAAACCCACCTCTACACTTTGG TCTTGAACCCAGACAACAGCTACGAGATGTTGATCGATCAGTCGAGCGTGAGCCGCGGCAACCTCCTGACCGACGTGGTGCCTCCAGTCAACCCACCCAAAGAGATTGACGACCCAAATGACTCCAAGCCAGAGGACTGGGACGAGAGGGCCAAGATTCCCGACCCCGAGGCGGTGAAGCCTGATGACTG GGATGAGGATGCACCTGCAAAGATTGAGGACCCTGACGCATCGAAACCAGAAGGCTGGCTGGATGACGAAGTGGAGTTTGTCCCTGATCCCAGTGCTGAGAAACCAGAGGACTG GGATGAGGAAATGGATGGCGAGTGGGAGGCCCCTCAGGTTCCTAACCCAGCCTGTGAGACAGCCCCCGGCTGTGGGCAGTGGAAGCGTCCCATGATCAACAACCCTCAGTACAAGGGCAAGTGGAAAGCCCCTCTGGTGGACAATCCCAACTATCAG GGAGTCTGGAAGCCGCGTAAAATTGATAACCCAGACCATTTTGAGGACCTGCAGCCGTTCAGGATGACACCATTTAAGGCTCTAGGGCTGGAGTTGTGGTCTATGACCTCAGATATCTACTTTGACAACTTCATTATCACCTCTTACAAGGAGGTGGCCGACCGCTGGGCCTCTGACAGCTGGGGGCTGAAGAAACTGGTGGCCAGTGCTAACGAG CCGGGGATTTTTGCACAGCTGTTGATGGCAGCAGAGGAGCGACCATGGCTCTGGGTGATCTATATTTTGACAGTAGGCCTTCCAGTTGGACTCGCTGTGCTCTTCTGCTGGCCAAAG AAATCAGAAGATGACTACGTGTACAAAAAGGTGGATATACCGCAGGCTAAtgtagaagaggaggaagaggaggaggaagaagaggaggcagCAGCTGATGAGGAAGACAAAGCAGCAGATGAGGCTacagaaggagcagcagctacAG AAGAAGCTGAGGAGGACAATCAGGCAGGAGGGGACAATCCAGAGGgggatgatgaagaggaagaggaagaagagggggaggaggaagaggaaggagaggaggaaagcAAAACTCCAGAGAGAACATTAGAAGATGAG CCAAAGGAGGGAGGAGACATCGCCGAAGAGAGCCACAAACAAGCTATAAGAAAGAGGAGGGTACGGAAAGACTGA
- the clgn gene encoding calmegin isoform X1, protein MKLDRGWMWRLLLLSSLAVAAVAAHKEHFDADILDADEDMGLDEEELKVLMAEDEEEEEEEEATVMDDEEQTEEMQNEGAESGKTGSDANVSFQVTYKTPVPTGDVYFAETFDDGSLDRWQLSKTMKEDADDDIAKYDGKWAVEQLKENKVPGDQGLVLKSRAKHHAIAAMLDKPFVFQDEPLVIQYEVNFQDGIDCGGAYIKLISDTGSLNLEQFHDRTPYSIMFGPDKCGEDYKLHFIFRHKNPLNKDMEEKHAKRADVDLKKFYTDKKTHLYTLVLNPDNSYEMLIDQSSVSRGNLLTDVVPPVNPPKEIDDPNDSKPEDWDERAKIPDPEAVKPDDWDEDAPAKIEDPDASKPEGWLDDEVEFVPDPSAEKPEDWDEEMDGEWEAPQVPNPACETAPGCGQWKRPMINNPQYKGKWKAPLVDNPNYQGVWKPRKIDNPDHFEDLQPFRMTPFKALGLELWSMTSDIYFDNFIITSYKEVADRWASDSWGLKKLVASANEPGIFAQLLMAAEERPWLWVIYILTVGLPVGLAVLFCWPKKSEDDYVYKKVDIPQANVEEEEEEEEEEEAAADEEDKAADEATEGAAATATEEAEEDNQAGGDNPEGDDEEEEEEEGEEEEEGEEESKTPERTLEDEPKEGGDIAEESHKQAIRKRRVRKD, encoded by the exons ATGAAGCTGGACAGAGGTTGGATGTGGCGCCTGCTGCTCCTGTCCTCCCTGGCTGTGGCGGCAGTGGCGGCCCACAAAGAGCATTTCGATGCTGACATTTTGGATGCCGATGAGGATATGGGCTTGGATGAAGAGGAGCTGAAGGTTCTGATggctgaggatgaggaggaggaagaggaggaggaagcaacGGTGATGGATGATGAAGAGCAGACTGAGGAGATGCAGAACGAGGGAGCCGAGAGTGGGAAGACCGGAAGTGATGCCAACGTGTCCTTCCAG GTAACATATAAGACTCCTGTTCCCACTGGAGATGTCTACTTTGCAGAGACATTTGATGATGGATCACTGGACAG ATGGCAGCTGTCAAAAACAATGAAGGAGGACGCAGACGATGACATCGCCAAATATGACG GAAAGTGGGCTGTGGAGCAGCTGAAGGAGAACAAGGTTCCAGGAGACCAAGGCCTGGTGCTCAAGTCCCGGGCCAAACATCATGCCATCGCGGCAATGCTGGACAAACCTTTTGTCTTCCAGGATGAACCTCTGGTCATTCA GTATGAGGTGAATTTCCAGGATGGTATCGACTGTGGTGGAGCGTACATCAAACTGATTTCAGACACTGGAAGCCTCAATCTG GAACAGTTCCATGACCGCACGCCGTACTCTATCATGTTTGGACCTGACAAATGCGGCGAAGACTACAAGCTGCACTTCATCTTCCGCCACAAGAATCCTCTGAACAAAGACATGGAGGAGAAGCATGCCAAGAGGGCTGACGTTGACCTAAAGAAGTTCTACACTGACAAGAAAACCCACCTCTACACTTTGG TCTTGAACCCAGACAACAGCTACGAGATGTTGATCGATCAGTCGAGCGTGAGCCGCGGCAACCTCCTGACCGACGTGGTGCCTCCAGTCAACCCACCCAAAGAGATTGACGACCCAAATGACTCCAAGCCAGAGGACTGGGACGAGAGGGCCAAGATTCCCGACCCCGAGGCGGTGAAGCCTGATGACTG GGATGAGGATGCACCTGCAAAGATTGAGGACCCTGACGCATCGAAACCAGAAGGCTGGCTGGATGACGAAGTGGAGTTTGTCCCTGATCCCAGTGCTGAGAAACCAGAGGACTG GGATGAGGAAATGGATGGCGAGTGGGAGGCCCCTCAGGTTCCTAACCCAGCCTGTGAGACAGCCCCCGGCTGTGGGCAGTGGAAGCGTCCCATGATCAACAACCCTCAGTACAAGGGCAAGTGGAAAGCCCCTCTGGTGGACAATCCCAACTATCAG GGAGTCTGGAAGCCGCGTAAAATTGATAACCCAGACCATTTTGAGGACCTGCAGCCGTTCAGGATGACACCATTTAAGGCTCTAGGGCTGGAGTTGTGGTCTATGACCTCAGATATCTACTTTGACAACTTCATTATCACCTCTTACAAGGAGGTGGCCGACCGCTGGGCCTCTGACAGCTGGGGGCTGAAGAAACTGGTGGCCAGTGCTAACGAG CCGGGGATTTTTGCACAGCTGTTGATGGCAGCAGAGGAGCGACCATGGCTCTGGGTGATCTATATTTTGACAGTAGGCCTTCCAGTTGGACTCGCTGTGCTCTTCTGCTGGCCAAAG AAATCAGAAGATGACTACGTGTACAAAAAGGTGGATATACCGCAGGCTAAtgtagaagaggaggaagaggaggaggaagaagaggaggcagCAGCTGATGAGGAAGACAAAGCAGCAGATGAGGCTacagaaggagcagcagctacAG CAACAGAAGAAGCTGAGGAGGACAATCAGGCAGGAGGGGACAATCCAGAGGgggatgatgaagaggaagaggaagaagagggggaggaggaagaggaaggagaggaggaaagcAAAACTCCAGAGAGAACATTAGAAGATGAG CCAAAGGAGGGAGGAGACATCGCCGAAGAGAGCCACAAACAAGCTATAAGAAAGAGGAGGGTACGGAAAGACTGA
- the exosc9 gene encoding exosome complex component RRP45 isoform X3 encodes MKDTPLSNCERDFLLRAIEEKKRLDGRQTYDYRRIKITFGTDYGCCFVNLGKTRVMAQVSCELVAPKENRPNEGIMFFNIELSPMASPAFEQGRQSELSVKLNRQLERCLRNSKCIDTESLCVVSGKTVWQIRVDVHMLNNDGNLMDASSIAAITALCHFRRPDVGVQGEEVTVYSPEERDPIPLSIYHMPISVSFSFFQQGTYLLVDPCEREERVMDGLLMIAMNKHREICSIQSSGGIMLLKEQVMRCSKIASVKVSEITELISKALLNDKAARKAGGRCGFAESMPQERITALKTDETPVEMKDVTESANDIVQKAEAPPPAVWSPVVPVPGVGQVGQQNTWGLEEEDDDEEDDEEGSEEQKETETKMEEDQHEMEDRGAGDVVEISDSEEEEVVILHPEIPDKAKITGSSSHQQRAATSQKRQKK; translated from the exons ATGAAGGACACGCCGCTGTCTAACTGTGAGAGAGACTTTTTACTGAGAGCCATCGAAGAGAAGAAG CGGCTCGATGGACGGCAGACCTACGACTACAGGAGGATAAAGATCACATTCGGGACCGACTATGGATGCTGCTTCGTGAATCTGGGAAAAAC CAGGGTCATGGCTCAGGTGTCGTGTGAGCTGGTGGCTCCTAAAGAGAACCGACCCAACGAGGGAATCATGTTCTTCAACATTGAACTGTCGCCGATGGCCTCACCGGCATTCGAACAGGGACG ACAGTCTGAGCTGTCGGTGAAACTTAACCGACAGCTGGAAAGATGCCTGAGAAACTCCAAATGCATCGATACAGAGTCCCTGTGTGTGGTGTCGGGAAAAACG gtgTGGCAGATCAGAGTGGACGTTCACATGTTGAACAACGACGGGAACCTGATGGACGCCTCCAGCATCGCCGCCATCACCGCTCTGTGCCACTTCAGACGCCCTGACGTCGGCGTCCAGGGAGAGGAAGTCACAGTG TAcagtccagaggagagagaccCCATCCCTCTGAGCATCTACCACATGCCCATCAGTGTCAGCTTCTCCTTCTTCCAACAAGG GACTTACCTGCTGGTGGACCCGTGTGAGCGAGAAGAGCGAGTGATGGACGGATTACTGATGATCGCCatgaacaaacacagagaaatctGCTCCATCCAGTCCAGCGGCGGCATCATGCTGCTCAAAGAGCAG GTGATGAGATGCAGTAAAATTGCGAGCGTCAAAGTGTCTGAAATCACGGAGCTCATCAGTAAAGCGCTGCTGAACGACAAGGCAGCCAG GAAAGCAGGTGGGAGGTGTGGTTTTGCTGAGTCGATGCCTCAGGAGCGAATCACGGCTCTGAAAACGGACGAGACTCCCGTGGAGATGAAAGACGTGACGGAAAGTGCCAATGACATCGTCCAGAAAGCCGAAGCCCCGCCTCCGGC GGTTTGGTCCCCTGTGGTGCCAGTCCCAGGTGTCGGGCAGGTGGGGCAGCAGAACACCTGGggactggaggaggaggatgatgatgaagaggatgacGAGGAGGGCAGTGAAGAGCAGAaggagacagaaacaaagaTGGAAGAGGATCAGCATGAAATGGAAGATAGAGGAGCag GAGACGTGGTTGAGATATCAGAcagtgaagaagaggaggtggtCATACTTCATCCAGAGATACCAGACAAAGCAAA AATTACAGGCTCTAGTTCtcaccagcagagggcagcaacATCccagaaaaggcagaaaaagtgA
- the exosc9 gene encoding exosome complex component RRP45 isoform X1 has product MLCRVMAQVSCELVAPKENRPNEGIMFFNIELSPMASPAFEQGRQSELSVKLNRQLERCLRNSKCIDTESLCVVSGKTVWQIRVDVHMLNNDGNLMDASSIAAITALCHFRRPDVGVQGEEVTVYSPEERDPIPLSIYHMPISVSFSFFQQGTYLLVDPCEREERVMDGLLMIAMNKHREICSIQSSGGIMLLKEQVMRCSKIASVKVSEITELISKALLNDKAARKAGGRCGFAESMPQERITALKTDETPVEMKDVTESANDIVQKAEAPPPAVWSPVVPVPGVGQVGQQNTWGLEEEDDDEEDDEEGSEEQKETETKMEEDQHEMEDRGAGDVVEISDSEEEEVVILHPEIPDKANMKSSTSMETGRP; this is encoded by the exons ATGCTCTGCAGGGTCATGGCTCAGGTGTCGTGTGAGCTGGTGGCTCCTAAAGAGAACCGACCCAACGAGGGAATCATGTTCTTCAACATTGAACTGTCGCCGATGGCCTCACCGGCATTCGAACAGGGACG ACAGTCTGAGCTGTCGGTGAAACTTAACCGACAGCTGGAAAGATGCCTGAGAAACTCCAAATGCATCGATACAGAGTCCCTGTGTGTGGTGTCGGGAAAAACG gtgTGGCAGATCAGAGTGGACGTTCACATGTTGAACAACGACGGGAACCTGATGGACGCCTCCAGCATCGCCGCCATCACCGCTCTGTGCCACTTCAGACGCCCTGACGTCGGCGTCCAGGGAGAGGAAGTCACAGTG TAcagtccagaggagagagaccCCATCCCTCTGAGCATCTACCACATGCCCATCAGTGTCAGCTTCTCCTTCTTCCAACAAGG GACTTACCTGCTGGTGGACCCGTGTGAGCGAGAAGAGCGAGTGATGGACGGATTACTGATGATCGCCatgaacaaacacagagaaatctGCTCCATCCAGTCCAGCGGCGGCATCATGCTGCTCAAAGAGCAG GTGATGAGATGCAGTAAAATTGCGAGCGTCAAAGTGTCTGAAATCACGGAGCTCATCAGTAAAGCGCTGCTGAACGACAAGGCAGCCAG GAAAGCAGGTGGGAGGTGTGGTTTTGCTGAGTCGATGCCTCAGGAGCGAATCACGGCTCTGAAAACGGACGAGACTCCCGTGGAGATGAAAGACGTGACGGAAAGTGCCAATGACATCGTCCAGAAAGCCGAAGCCCCGCCTCCGGC GGTTTGGTCCCCTGTGGTGCCAGTCCCAGGTGTCGGGCAGGTGGGGCAGCAGAACACCTGGggactggaggaggaggatgatgatgaagaggatgacGAGGAGGGCAGTGAAGAGCAGAaggagacagaaacaaagaTGGAAGAGGATCAGCATGAAATGGAAGATAGAGGAGCag GAGACGTGGTTGAGATATCAGAcagtgaagaagaggaggtggtCATACTTCATCCAGAGATACCAGACAAAGCAAA tATGAAGTCCAGCACGTCTATGGAAACAGGACGTCCATGA
- the exosc9 gene encoding exosome complex component RRP45 isoform X2: protein MLCRVMAQVSCELVAPKENRPNEGIMFFNIELSPMASPAFEQGRQSELSVKLNRQLERCLRNSKCIDTESLCVVSGKTVWQIRVDVHMLNNDGNLMDASSIAAITALCHFRRPDVGVQGEEVTVYSPEERDPIPLSIYHMPISVSFSFFQQGTYLLVDPCEREERVMDGLLMIAMNKHREICSIQSSGGIMLLKEQVMRCSKIASVKVSEITELISKALLNDKAARKAGGRCGFAESMPQERITALKTDETPVEMKDVTESANDIVQKAEAPPPAVWSPVVPVPGVGQVGQQNTWGLEEEDDDEEDDEEGSEEQKETETKMEEDQHEMEDRGAGDVVEISDSEEEEVVILHPEIPDKAKL from the exons ATGCTCTGCAGGGTCATGGCTCAGGTGTCGTGTGAGCTGGTGGCTCCTAAAGAGAACCGACCCAACGAGGGAATCATGTTCTTCAACATTGAACTGTCGCCGATGGCCTCACCGGCATTCGAACAGGGACG ACAGTCTGAGCTGTCGGTGAAACTTAACCGACAGCTGGAAAGATGCCTGAGAAACTCCAAATGCATCGATACAGAGTCCCTGTGTGTGGTGTCGGGAAAAACG gtgTGGCAGATCAGAGTGGACGTTCACATGTTGAACAACGACGGGAACCTGATGGACGCCTCCAGCATCGCCGCCATCACCGCTCTGTGCCACTTCAGACGCCCTGACGTCGGCGTCCAGGGAGAGGAAGTCACAGTG TAcagtccagaggagagagaccCCATCCCTCTGAGCATCTACCACATGCCCATCAGTGTCAGCTTCTCCTTCTTCCAACAAGG GACTTACCTGCTGGTGGACCCGTGTGAGCGAGAAGAGCGAGTGATGGACGGATTACTGATGATCGCCatgaacaaacacagagaaatctGCTCCATCCAGTCCAGCGGCGGCATCATGCTGCTCAAAGAGCAG GTGATGAGATGCAGTAAAATTGCGAGCGTCAAAGTGTCTGAAATCACGGAGCTCATCAGTAAAGCGCTGCTGAACGACAAGGCAGCCAG GAAAGCAGGTGGGAGGTGTGGTTTTGCTGAGTCGATGCCTCAGGAGCGAATCACGGCTCTGAAAACGGACGAGACTCCCGTGGAGATGAAAGACGTGACGGAAAGTGCCAATGACATCGTCCAGAAAGCCGAAGCCCCGCCTCCGGC GGTTTGGTCCCCTGTGGTGCCAGTCCCAGGTGTCGGGCAGGTGGGGCAGCAGAACACCTGGggactggaggaggaggatgatgatgaagaggatgacGAGGAGGGCAGTGAAGAGCAGAaggagacagaaacaaagaTGGAAGAGGATCAGCATGAAATGGAAGATAGAGGAGCag GAGACGTGGTTGAGATATCAGAcagtgaagaagaggaggtggtCATACTTCATCCAGAGATACCAGACAAAGCAAA GCTCTAG